The Candidatus Cloacimonadota bacterium genome contains the following window.
ACAGACATTGGTTTAAACCCCAATCGTACTAGTAATCAGGATTACTATGGTGTGTTTGAAGGCATGTTTGGGTCATTGTTTATTGTTTGTGACGGTATGGGAGGGCATGCAGGAGGCGAAATAGCATCACACTTGACAGTGGAAACGATAAGCAATTACTTCAAAGCGCTTGGTTCTGTGGACAAGTTAAGCGTCAAGCAGAAAATCTCAGAAAGCATAGAGATGGCCCAGAAAAAAACATCGGAGTATACCGCTAAGCATCCAGACGCGCAAGGGATGGGAACCACTCTCGTAATGCTTCTGATAAAAGAAGATAACTTTTGGTATGCCCACGTAGGCGATAGCAGGCTATATTTGCGTAGAAACGGTACGATTCAACAGCTAACCAAGGACCATTCGGAAGTGCAAGGGATGGTGGATGTGGGAATCCTGACCGAAGAACAAGCTAAAGAGCATCCCAGAAAGAACGTAATAACTAGAGCAATAGGCAGCAAGACATATCACCCCGATATATCCGGACCGA
Protein-coding sequences here:
- a CDS encoding Stp1/IreP family PP2C-type Ser/Thr phosphatase — protein: MRPLFNDLTVGNLTDIGLNPNRTSNQDYYGVFEGMFGSLFIVCDGMGGHAGGEIASHLTVETISNYFKALGSVDKLSVKQKISESIEMAQKKTSEYTAKHPDAQGMGTTLVMLLIKEDNFWYAHVGDSRLYLRRNGTIQQLTKDHSEVQGMVDVGILTEEQAKEHPRKNVITRAIGSKTYHPDISGPNLLFIGDQFLLCSDGLSGYFDKDELANHMKKAPQHACDDLVEIAKERGGSDNITIQIIRANTGKRPEGILWLKKPINRMKIAAFMLLGILIISGVFWTISRNNDADKIEVSEEHNLKSEDFWEAWVKYFAQKDSTLVADLNQALKEYEYDELNTYIIP